A single window of Cololabis saira isolate AMF1-May2022 chromosome 24, fColSai1.1, whole genome shotgun sequence DNA harbors:
- the urp2 gene encoding urotensin II-related peptide, which translates to MAARAELLWATNVVLMLIVVAVGMEAAPTGAGLAGPPDPLPRSPPETLDLVPIPVPYMRRWLLSAGAAEDTTGGTTRVMRPGRTRTSIRTSTRTSTDTTGSDRRAKMLKMISALEGIHRTFNSTLSSQISLMARAGGRNPARKNKVVPAADAGIKPTTAALSPDDSTASRTSADAALTGRNLRKSQTPQTKKTNKRVCFWKYCSQN; encoded by the exons ATGGCGGCTCGGGCAGAACTCCTTTGGGCTACCAACGTGGTCCTGATGCTGATCGTTGTGGCCGTCGGGATGGAGGCGGCGCCGACCGGAGCAG GTCTGGCGGGTCCACCGGACCCCCTTCCCCGGTCCCCCCCCGagaccctggacctggtcccgATCCCGGTTCCCTACATGAGGCGCTGGCTCCTCAGTGCCGGAGCGGCCGAGGACACGACGGGCGGCACCACCAGGGTGATGAGGCCcggcagaaccaggaccagcatCAGGACCAGCACCAGGACCAGCACCGACACCACCGGGTCGGACCGGCGGGCCAAGATGCTGAAGATGATCTCGGCGCTGGAGGGAATTCACCGGACCTTCAACAGCACGCTGAGCTCCCAGATCTCCCTCATGGCCCGAG CAGGCGGCAGAAACCcagcaagaaaaaataaagtg GTCCCGGCAGCAGACGCCGGGATAAAACCGACCACGGCCGCCCTGTCCCCCGACGACAGCACGGCCTCCAGAACCAGCGCCGACGCCGCCCTCACGGGCCGGAACCTCAGGAAGTCCCAGACGCCCCAGACCAAGAAGACCAACAAGAGAG TGTGTTTTTGGAAGTACTGCTCCCAGAACTGA